The window GCCTGCCCTGCTCGCGGCTGGTGTCTCGCTGCTTTAGCACCTGCTTCAGCTGCTCAAAGGCAGCGTCATCTCGGCAAAAGGGCCGCAGGTCTTCTAGGTCGTTGGCGGTCATAGGGTCATGGTAGGGCAGGCAAGCAAAGGCGTGGATGGCGGTGAATCCGGCCTGTAGCCAGATACTTCCCAATTAAACCCCACCTGGCTGGGGCCACAACAGCCTGAAAACATTATTTAGAGCGCCACAAATTAGGCGTAGAACTGGAGAGAAGTAGTTAGCCGAAGTGCTGAAATCCCTGATTAAAGCTGAGCACCTTTGGGGTAGCCCCGTCGCTGGGCCACAGCTCAACCTCAGCCGCTCCCGTCGTCTCACCCACGATCGCACAGCCATTCCCCAATGCTGCCTGTAAGGCCTCAGCCTGGGGCCAGGGCAAACACAGTACCAGCTCAAAGTCTTCGCCGCCGTAGAGGCACCAGTCGAGGGCCTGCGATCGCCCCACCCAATCGACTAACGCCTCATCCAAAGGAAGATCGCTCTCGCGCAGGACGGCTCCGACCACGCTGGCCTGGCACAGCTGCAGCACTGCATTGGCCAGTCCATCGCTGGAGTCCATAACGGCGATCGCTCCGGCGTCTGCGCTGGCCCCCAACACCTGCCAGAGGGCGGCGATCGCATCCAGCCGGGGCTGGGGTCTTTGGTGGGCAGCAATCCAGCGATCGCGATCGGCCTGGGCCACCTCAGTTCCCCGATCGGGATGCAGCAATAGCTCTAGCCCTGCCCGCGACAGACCGTGGTAGCCCGTCACCACAATCGCCTGCCCCGCTTGGGCCTTACTGCGGTACAGCGCCCGCTGGGGAGCAACGCTGCCCAGGGCGGTAATGGCCACGCTGACGGCGTCGGCCCGGCACAGATCGCCACCGAGCACCACCCCACCCCAGCGGTTTAGGCAGTCTGCCATCCCCTGATAAAGCCCCTCTACCCACGCTAGGGGCGTATGCCCCGGCAGGCTCAGGCCCACGGTAATGCCCTCGGGGGTAGCGCCCATCGCCGCCAAGTCTGACAGATTGGCGGCCACGGCTCGCCAGCCTACATCGGCGGGGGCAGTGGTGCGATCGCTAAAATGCACTCCCTCTACTAGCACATCGGTAGTCACCACTAGGTGCCGCCCCGCAGGCAGGGCCACTACCGCTCCGTCGTCACCAATCATGTCCCCAGGGCAGTAGCGAAACAGCCGCTTCAGCAGCCCCAGCTCCCCTAATTCAGCAATGGTTTGCGGATGTTCCATACAGATGTTCCCCGGTGAGCCTAGTCCTGCGCCCAGGGGAACGCAGCAGGTATCGGAATCTTCCTACCGCCTACCCATCCACCTGCCCACGTTTGACGACAAATTCTAGGAAGGCTGGACTAGATTCTCTGCCCCAGACACCACCCGAATCGACTCAATGCGATCGCCCTGGGTCATCTGGTCAAGCGCCTCTTTGTTCTCCACCACGTAGCCAAACACCGAGTAGCGACCATCGAGCAGGTTGAGACCTGCTGGGGTCATCTCCGGCTCAAACAAAAAGAAGAAAAACTGCGATGACGCGCCGTTGGGGTCATCGTTGGGGCGGGCCATACCCAGGGTGCCAAAGGCTGAGAAGGGCAGCACTGGTGCGTCTAGAAAGCGGCCCAGCTCTTCTAGGGTGTTGCCGTAGATCGGCTCGTCGTCGCCCTTCACCAAAATTTCTAGCGGGATTGCCCGGTAGGCCTTAGTTTTGGGGTCAATAAAGCCATCCTCAGAGCCATCTGGATCGCCGGTTTGTAGCACGTAGTTGTCTTCGGCACGGGTAAACTCCATGCCGTCATAGAAGCCCCGCTGCACCAGATCGACAAAGTTGCCGCCGGTCACTGGAGCGCTGTAGCCGTCGATCACCGCCTGCATAGTGCCTTTGTTGGTGGTGATTTCTACTGTGGCTCGCCCCTTGAGCTGGGGCAGGTTGCTGTACTTCTCCGGCACCTCAAAGGGAAAGGCCTTTACCATCAGCTCTTCAATACGGCTGACATCGTCGAGCATGGCCGACCGCTTGTCCTGCACGGTGGCGCGATCGCGCTGCTCCACCGCCTCCTTGAGGGGCACTAGCTGAGCCTGAATATCGTCGAGGTAGGAAATCGCCGCCGCCCGCTTGCCGTCGGGCACTGCTGCCAGCATCGCTTCGCGGCCGCGGACCAACACCCGCTCCAGCTTGGTCAGGTCTTTGGCCATAGGCCCCCAGCGCTTGCTCCGCAGCCACTCTGACAGGCCCTCTAGGGTGGCCTGCACCGTGCGAATGTCGGAGTTGTCGATGGGCAGTGAGTAGCGCAGCAGGGCACGACTGTCGGTAATGGCATTGCCCGGCGGCAGGTAGGCCACCAGTGGCCCGGCAGGTAATGCCAGGGCTGGAGATAGAGAGCCCAGCCACACCCCCACCACTACAGCTAATCCCCATCCCAGCCGCACCAAGGTGGCCCAGCCTAAACTCTGCTGTTGATTCATTGCGTGCATATCCTTGGCCATAACTCCTTGCTCCGCCCCAGGCGGCCGTTCACCACGTAGCGCACTGCGCCCCTAACAATCTTGTCATACTCTGGCGGCCCCTAGGCTGCAACTCAAGCCCCCAGTCCCCAGTCCAAATAGCCGCGGCAGCAACGCTGAGTCTTTGCTGGTTAAGGCTAAATCCTTCGGGAAATGGCCGCAGGGGGGTAAAATGAATTGCCAAACTTAACGACTGTCCCCGTAGCCAGCGCCATGATCTCCAGCAACGACTTTCGCACCGGTACCTCCATTGAGCTAGACGGTTCCGTCTGGCGTGTAGTCGAGTTTCTCCACGTCAAACCCGGCAAGGGCTCTGCCTTCGTGCGCACCAAGCTTAAAAACGTCAAAACCGGCAACACCGTTGACAAGACCTTTCGGGCTGGTGAAACCGTACCCCAGGCGGTAATCGAAAAGAGAGATATGCAGCACACCTACAGGGAGGGCGAAGACCTGGTGTTCATGGATATGGAGACCTACGAGGAGGTCCGCCTCACCACCAATGAAATCGGTCCTCAGGTGAAATACCTCAAGGAAGAGATGAGCGTCAGCGTCGTCAGCTGGAACGGGCAAATCTTGGAAGTTGAGCTGCCCAACTCCATCGTGCTTGAGGTCACCCAAACCGACCCTGGCGTCAAGGGCGACACCGCTACCGGGGGTACCAAGCCTGCCATTCTCGAAACCGGTGCCCAGGTGATGGTGCCGCTGTTTATTTCGATCGGTGAGCGCATCAAAGTAGATACCCGCACCGACGCTTACCTAGGTCGCGAATAAGGTTTTACTGGCTTGACGCCTGCGGCCCATGCCGCTGACTAAGCCTAGCCCATTACCCCTATAAGACCGTATGAGACTTACGCCGTGGAACTAAGCGTCACCGATCTAAGAGAGTTAGTCACCGCCCTGAGCCAGAGCGACATTGTGGAGCTCACCCTCAAAAGTTCAGATTTTGAGCTCACCCTCCGCAAGCCGGGGGCCATGGTGTCGGCGGTTGCACCGGCCCCTGTCACTCCCCGTGTAGACGCCGTCGCTCCCGCTGCCCCTCCAGTAACCGAGCCGGTGTCGGCAGCGCCCGCCGCCGTCCCTGCCGCTCCACCGGGCAAGGGCAGCGATCTGCTGCCCATCAGTTCCCCCATGGTGGGTACCTTCTACCGATCGCCTGCCCCCGAGGAACCAGCTTTTGTGGGCGTGGGCGATCGCATTACCAGCGGGCAAACCGTCTGTATCATCGAAGCCATGAAGCTGATGAATGAGCTAGAGGCCGAAATCAGCGGCGAAATCGTCGAGATTTTAGTAGAAAATGCCCAGCCTGTGGAGTTTGGTCAAACCCTGATGCTGGTACGCCCCGTCTAAAGTTTTGCCCCCTAAGCCCAGGCCTCTATGTCTATGACCGTTGACCAGCGCATCATTGTGCCCCTGGACGTGTCCTCAGCCTCAGCCGCCCTGGACTTGGTGGATGCCCTGCCCGAGGTGAGCTTTTGGAAGGTGGGTCTGGAGCTGTTTGTCAGCACCGGGCCAAGCCTGATTCAGGAGCTTAAGGCGCGGCAAAAGCGCATTTTTCTCGACCTCAAGTTCCACGATATTCCCAACACCATGGCCGGAGCCTGTATGGCAGCGGGGCGCTATGGGGTGGACCTGCTGACCATTCACGCGGCGGCGGGCCAGGAGGCCATGGAGGCCGCTCAGCAGGCTGCGATCGCCGGAGCTGAGGCCGTCGGCGTAGAGCCACCTCTGGTGCTGGCTGTTACCCTACTGACCAGCATTGACCCTCAAACTCTGGCAGTTGAGCTAAAAATTCCCCTGGACTCAAATAGCTACGCGCTGCAAATGGCTCTGCTCGCTAGAGACAGTGGCCTGAAAGGCGTGGTCTGCTCGCCCCAGGAGGCTAGCCAGCTGCGGCGGTTTTTGCCCGCCGACTTTGCCCTGGTGTGCCCCGGGGTACGCCCTACCTGGGCCAGCAGCCAGGACCAGCGCCGCACCATGACCCCAGTGCAAGCCCTCAATGCCGGGGCCACCTACCTGGTGATTGGCCGCCCGATCACCGCCGACCCCGACCCCGCTGCCGCCTTTGCGCGCATCTGCGAAGAATGTTCCACTGCGATCGCTCCCTAGTCCGCCAAGCGGCTCTAGCGGCGGGCACTGTAATGCTGCTGGCGTTGGGTGGAGATCTTCAAGCTCAGGAGCCGCCTGAGCCTGAGCTCAACTATTTGCGACCCGCTGAACCCTGCCCGAGCGATCCCCAAGTGCTCGCCACCCAACTTTTGGCCGACCTACCCAGCTATGCTAACCGGGTGTCTAGCCGCAACCTAGATCTATCTACTAACCCCATCCAACCTGTAACTACTATCTTGGTGGCCAGTGCCCCTGACTTTACCCCTCTAGATTTGTCCCAGCTATCGCCCACAGGGGTAACGAGCGAAGGTGAAGCCGACACAGATTTGCAGCAGGTGTTTTTTACCACCCTAGAGCGGCAGTACTGGCAAGGGCGACCGACATCCCTGCAACATTACCACTGGCTGTTTCTCGCCCCAACCCAGGAGGGTTGGCACATGGCCCTGCTGTTTTCTAGCCTGGGCCCCTATTCAAATAGTGGACCCTTAGGCTCCAGCAGTCGCCCTCCCACCCCGCCCCAGGAGAGCAGCGACGGCATTGTGGGTCAGGCGGTGAGGCTTTGGCTACGCGACTGTCGGGCTGAGGCAGTGTTTCCAACCGATGCTGAGGTCGAAAGCGTTTCCCCAGACCCATCGACAAATCCGTAGAGGGTGTCGCGCTGGCGGGCTGGGCGGCCTAGGCTAGCGATCGCCCCACGCAGTTCCGCCACCGTCATGCAGGTTCCCCCCTGGGCTCCGGCCATGGTGGTGATGTGCTCTTCCATCAGAGTGCCGCCGATGTCGTTGCAGCCCCAGGTCAACGCCTCAGTAGCACCGCTCAGCCCGAGTTTTACCCAGCTGGGCTGATGGTTGACAATCCAGTTACCCAAGTAAATGCGGGCTACTGCCATCAGCAGCAGCGCATCGGACAGCACTGGCTGGTCGTGCCCCACTCGGCGGCGCAGGGGCTTAGGGGCCTCCTGGCCCACAAAGGGCAGCACAATAAATTCAGTGATCGCCGCAGAATAGCCCGCCTCTAAAGACTGGCGCTGGAGCTGACGCAGCTTTTCTAGGTGAATGATTTGCTGAACGGGGGTTTCAATGTGACCCGACAGCATGGTGCTGGTGGTGGGTAGCCCCATCTCATGGGCCAGCCCCACAATCTCCAGCCAGGTGGCGCTGTCGATTTTCTCGGGGCACAGCACCCGCCGCACCTCATCGTCGAGCACCTCCGCCGCCGTTCCCGGCAGTGACCCCACTCCAGCATCCTTAAAGGCCAGCAGCACGTCGCGATAGCTCAGCCCGTCCTGGCGGGCGATGAACTGCACCTCCTGGGGCGAGAAGGCATGCAGGTGCAGGGCCGGGAACGAGCCCTTGATGGTGTCCACCAGCTTCAGGTAGTAGTTCAGGGAGCGGCCGTTGATTTTGGCGTCAGGGTTCAACCCGCCCTGCATACAGATTTCTGTAGCTCCTACAGCAACGGCCTCGGTGGTTTTTTCGAGCATGGGGGCAACGTCGAGCCAGTAAGCCCCCTCCGCTTCGGCATCGCGACGAAAGGCACAGAAGCTACAGTGTTGCTCACAGATATTGGTGAAGTTAATGTTGCGGTTGACCACATAGGTGACGGTCTCACCCACCTGCCGCTGGCGTAGGATGTCAGCCGTGTCGCGAATCGCCGCCAGGGCCGCAGGATCCTGCGGCTGCAAAAGCGCTACACCCTCAGTCGGGGTAATATCGCCACCAGCCAATGCCTTAGCGAGAATCTGCTCAATTTCCATAGCTGCCAGCATCCACCGTTACAACATCACTTCTTTATTGTGGCGATGGACTGGGTTTCTAGCAGGCAAATTTATTTCGCCATCAAAAAGCCCGTGTTTCCAAGGCTGGAAACACGGGCTTTTTGCCTAAAGCTGACAACTGATTAGCCTTGGGCGACAGGCTCTAGGGTTGGGGTGGCAGAAGCCTTGGCCAGCATGTCGCTCAGCAGGCACTGGTCGCTAACGCTGCGATCGAGGGCGGTCTCCAGGGTATAGCGAGGGGTCCAGTTTAGCGTTGTCTTAGCCTTGGCGTTGGTGTAACGAAAGGGCTTTAGTCGCGCATCCAGGCTGGCGGGAATCAGCAGACCCGGCAGGCGCGCCTTGCCCTTGAGCAATTGCTGATTCACGAACCAGGCCAAACTGGAGACGCTGCGCATCATACCCCAGGGCATGGGGATGACCTGGGGTGGGTTTTCGGTACGCTTCACCAGGGCTTTGGTGAATTGGCGGCGGGTGGGCAAATTGTCGTCTACCACGTTGATCACTTCGCCAGCGGCGGCAGCACTGCCCACCGACAGCACAATGGCCTCGGCGCAGTTTTCGACATAGGTGACAGGAATTAGGGCATTAGGGCCAATGAGCAGCCATTTGGAACCAAAATCGGCCCCGTGGCAAGCGTTCCATAGCGCTTCGCGCCCGTAGATCATGCCGGGACGAATTAGGGTAACGGTAGCACCGTTGGCGGCGCCCCATTCGCGCATCAGGTCTTCTTGAATCAGCTTAGTTTGGGCGTAGGCGTCACGATACTCGGGTTCAGACTCGATAGGAAAGGCTTCGTCAATCACCCGATTAGCCGCAGGATTGAAGTAGTCATACACCGAGAAGGTGCTGGTGGCCACCAACTTTTTCACAGCGGCGGTGGTCATAGCACCCAGCAGGTTTTCGGTGGTGAGCACGGTGCCCGCAAAGCGATCGTAGAAATCGCCGCCCTTCACCGCCGCCATGTGAATGACGCAGTTAACGTCGCTGAGGGCTTCGGCAATGCCCCGGCCCTGGCGCAGGTCGAGGCGCACCAGCTCCACCGCCGGGTGGTCAGCCCAGGCCAGACTTGAGGCATCGGCGGCGGGGCGCACCACAGCCTTAACGGTGTAGCCCTGTCGTACCGCCTCAGCCACCACGTACTTGCCTAAAAATCCCGATGCTCCAGTAATAAACAGCTTCATACGCGGTTCTCCTCTGCAAGTAGGGTTTCGATTAGTCGGTTGGTTTTGTCCATATCTTCAAAGCTCACCGGCATGGGCCGATTGTGAAGAATGGCAGCATAGGTCTGGTCGAGCAAGCGGTGCAGGCCCTCGTAAGGGGTGCGCTGCATGACTTTGTTGCGGAAGTTTTTGACGCTGGAACCCATCAAGTCCCACCCGTTGACGAAGTGGTTGATCAGCGGTGACAGTTGCTCACCCCCGGCCCGAGGAATCACGGTGCGTAGGTAGGGCTGAAACAGGTCGGTTTCGGCGTAGCCTCGGCTACCTCTGACGAATAGAGTAAAACACTCAGGTTTGGTGTAGCAGGTAAACCGCAGGCGGGCGTGCTGCTGGCCGTTGAGCAAAATGGCATCAAGGTCATCGTACTTAAATAGATCGCCGCCCCCGTGGTTGCTCCAAGCTGCTGCGACTCGGTCTACCTCGGGCATAAACCGCAGCAGCAGATAGGCCATGTGGGTAATGACGTCGTGCACGACTCCAGCGGGCAGCTTGTGTACAGGGTTGGGCAAGTTGCGATCGGCAAATCGCCCACCTGCCTCGCGGTAGCCTAGGGCAACACGCACTTCGACCTCTTGCACCTCGCCTAGAGCACCGTCTTTGACCATCTCCTCAATTTTGAGAATGGCTTCGTTAAACCGGTAGTTGTGGTTTTCGATCAGGTACAGGTTTTTCTCTTGAGCCAAATGCCAGAGGGTTTTGAAATCCTCATAGGTGGGCGTAATTGGCTTTTCGCAGATCACGTGAGCTTGGGCATTGAGGCAGTCAGTAACTAACTTTTGGTGAGTGTTCGGCGGGGTCAAGATGTGAACCACGTCAGGCTTGGTTTCCGCCAGCATGGCCTGGTAATCGGTGAAGGCTTGGCCAGCATGAAATGTCTCAGCGGCGTACTTAGCGGCGGCGGCAGATAGATCGCACACCCCGACTAGCTCGCTGTGGTCAGAACTATCTAAAAAGCTCAAATGTTGTTTGGAAATAACGCCGGTACCAATGACCGCAGCCTTTAGAGATTTACCCATTGAAGATACCTGTAGCAAGCCAGCTAAAACTAATCATAGAGATGTATCTAGACGGACAATTGAGCTACGCAAGGCTGAGTTTTACCCACCCCTAACTGGTGTACAGGCTATACGGCTGAACCAACAACGTGGGAAAAGCAAGAAATATTGCCAAGAAATTCAAATCTGTAGTTACACCGTAAAGTTTTTGCAAACTGCCGTACATACAAACTGAAGCTCGGTTGCCCCACCCCCAAGAGAGAAACTGGCGATGCGTCTGGTTATCGGCAACCTGCTCTGGAAGGTGCAGCAGAGGCAAGTTCAAAATCAGCGACTTTCTTCCCACGAGGCTGCGCCGAACCCTGTCCCACTGCTAGAAAAATGGGTCAATATTGGGTATTCGTCTACTGCGATCGCGTCCCTACGGTTAAGGCTATGGTTTTTTGTGGTTTGGCCAGAGGCTATAGGTCTGGGGCGGCCGTCCAGAGGCTAGGGCGCTGGGGTGGTCTGACGGGCATTTGGTTGGTAATTGCGATCGCCCCAGCGATCGCCCAGACTCCACCAGCGGCCTTACCCGATCGCCTCCCAGGTTCTAGCTTGAGGCTAGAATCCGAGAGCCTAGACAATGTCTTTAATGACTACCGCCTGGGGCCTGGAGACGGCATTTTTGTCAGCGTGCAGCGGTTTCCCGACCTGAGCTTTCCGGCCACCCTCGATATTCAGGGCAACGTGGTGCTGCCCCTAGCCGGCACCCTCAACCTCACCGGGCTCACCCTAGAAGAGGCTCGCGAAACAATTTTCGACCTCTACAACCAATACGTGGTCAATCCCGATGTATCGGTGATTCTCACCACCCAGCGCCCAGTGGAGGTGACTGTGGTAGGCGAGGTACCCCGTCCAGGGTTTTACCCCTTGCAGGCTCCGCAACTATCGGTGGCGCTGCTGACAGCGGGGGGCTCTACTACCCTTGCAGATCTGCGGCTAGTGCAAGTGGATCGGCCACTAGAGGGCGGTGACGTACTGTCGCGCACCATAGATTTGTTCACCCCCCTCCTTCAAGGTGAGCCCATTCCGCAGGTGCGGCTCCAGGATGGCGATGTGGTCACGGTGCCCCGTCTGGCCCCGGAGGACGTGGAGAGCTACGATCGCGCCCTAGTGGCCAGCTCAACCTTGGCCCGGCCTGAGATCACCATCCGAGTGCTCAACCGAGCCGCAGGGGCGCGGGGCGGAGAAGCCCGCTTTGGCGCCATTAATCTGCGCAACGGCAGCCGCTTTTTAGACGCGCTGGCCGTGGCAGGGGTTAACCCGGATGTAGCTGCCTACAACCGCATTGCCGTGCTGCGATTTAACCCCGAAACCGGCTCGGCCGATACGATTACGGTCAATGCGACGGCGGCGGTAAATGGCGATTTGAGCCAGAACATTCCCCTTCAGGAAAACGACATTCTGGTGGTTGACCGCAACCTGCTAGCGCGGGTCAGTTATGCTCTCAATACCTTTACTCAGCCCTTTCGCGATGTCCTGGGCTTTTTGCTCTTTTTTGACTCACTGACCGATTCAGCAGACTCGTTATTTAGACCCTAGGGTCTTGGACCCTGAAAACGGCAATGGTTTCTCCTTTTGTTAAGCGCTATCTGCTGGCCCTAGACCGCTACAAGTGGCCTAGTTTGGCAACCCTGCTGGGGACTTTGGGTATTTCGGCGGTGGTGGCCGTGCAGCCGCCGCCGCCGCCGCTGTACCGGGCCGAGGGGGTGCTGGTGCAAAATGCGCCAGTTGTTGCTCTAACCACCACCGGAACTGAGGTGCAGCAGCGGGGTCAGGGCATTATTTCGGAGGAATTCCTGCTGGCCGACGTGCTGCTTCAGCAGGTGTCCCAGGAATTGGAGCGGCGGGGGATTTCGATGGATCCTGAAACCCTGCGCTACCGCACCACGGTCAAGCTAGAGGGAGAGGAAAACGTGGTGCAGCGGGTCACAGTCACCTTTCGCGGGGCCGACGAAGAGCAGACCCAGCTCACCCTCAGCCTGCTGTTTGAGGCCAT is drawn from Leptolyngbya subtilissima AS-A7 and contains these coding sequences:
- the efp gene encoding elongation factor P — its product is MISSNDFRTGTSIELDGSVWRVVEFLHVKPGKGSAFVRTKLKNVKTGNTVDKTFRAGETVPQAVIEKRDMQHTYREGEDLVFMDMETYEEVRLTTNEIGPQVKYLKEEMSVSVVSWNGQILEVELPNSIVLEVTQTDPGVKGDTATGGTKPAILETGAQVMVPLFISIGERIKVDTRTDAYLGRE
- a CDS encoding peptidylprolyl isomerase; translation: MNQQQSLGWATLVRLGWGLAVVVGVWLGSLSPALALPAGPLVAYLPPGNAITDSRALLRYSLPIDNSDIRTVQATLEGLSEWLRSKRWGPMAKDLTKLERVLVRGREAMLAAVPDGKRAAAISYLDDIQAQLVPLKEAVEQRDRATVQDKRSAMLDDVSRIEELMVKAFPFEVPEKYSNLPQLKGRATVEITTNKGTMQAVIDGYSAPVTGGNFVDLVQRGFYDGMEFTRAEDNYVLQTGDPDGSEDGFIDPKTKAYRAIPLEILVKGDDEPIYGNTLEELGRFLDAPVLPFSAFGTLGMARPNDDPNGASSQFFFFLFEPEMTPAGLNLLDGRYSVFGYVVENKEALDQMTQGDRIESIRVVSGAENLVQPS
- the thiL gene encoding thiamine-phosphate kinase, with the translated sequence MEHPQTIAELGELGLLKRLFRYCPGDMIGDDGAVVALPAGRHLVVTTDVLVEGVHFSDRTTAPADVGWRAVAANLSDLAAMGATPEGITVGLSLPGHTPLAWVEGLYQGMADCLNRWGGVVLGGDLCRADAVSVAITALGSVAPQRALYRSKAQAGQAIVVTGYHGLSRAGLELLLHPDRGTEVAQADRDRWIAAHQRPQPRLDAIAALWQVLGASADAGAIAVMDSSDGLANAVLQLCQASVVGAVLRESDLPLDEALVDWVGRSQALDWCLYGGEDFELVLCLPWPQAEALQAALGNGCAIVGETTGAAEVELWPSDGATPKVLSFNQGFQHFG
- the cofH gene encoding 7,8-didemethyl-8-hydroxy-5-deazariboflavin synthase subunit CofH, which gives rise to MEIEQILAKALAGGDITPTEGVALLQPQDPAALAAIRDTADILRQRQVGETVTYVVNRNINFTNICEQHCSFCAFRRDAEAEGAYWLDVAPMLEKTTEAVAVGATEICMQGGLNPDAKINGRSLNYYLKLVDTIKGSFPALHLHAFSPQEVQFIARQDGLSYRDVLLAFKDAGVGSLPGTAAEVLDDEVRRVLCPEKIDSATWLEIVGLAHEMGLPTTSTMLSGHIETPVQQIIHLEKLRQLQRQSLEAGYSAAITEFIVLPFVGQEAPKPLRRRVGHDQPVLSDALLLMAVARIYLGNWIVNHQPSWVKLGLSGATEALTWGCNDIGGTLMEEHITTMAGAQGGTCMTVAELRGAIASLGRPARQRDTLYGFVDGSGETLSTSASVGNTASARQSRSQSLTA
- a CDS encoding polysaccharide biosynthesis/export family protein → MGQYWVFVYCDRVPTVKAMVFCGLARGYRSGAAVQRLGRWGGLTGIWLVIAIAPAIAQTPPAALPDRLPGSSLRLESESLDNVFNDYRLGPGDGIFVSVQRFPDLSFPATLDIQGNVVLPLAGTLNLTGLTLEEARETIFDLYNQYVVNPDVSVILTTQRPVEVTVVGEVPRPGFYPLQAPQLSVALLTAGGSTTLADLRLVQVDRPLEGGDVLSRTIDLFTPLLQGEPIPQVRLQDGDVVTVPRLAPEDVESYDRALVASSTLARPEITIRVLNRAAGARGGEARFGAINLRNGSRFLDALAVAGVNPDVAAYNRIAVLRFNPETGSADTITVNATAAVNGDLSQNIPLQENDILVVDRNLLARVSYALNTFTQPFRDVLGFLLFFDSLTDSADSLFRP
- the pyrF gene encoding orotidine-5'-phosphate decarboxylase, which translates into the protein MSMTVDQRIIVPLDVSSASAALDLVDALPEVSFWKVGLELFVSTGPSLIQELKARQKRIFLDLKFHDIPNTMAGACMAAGRYGVDLLTIHAAAGQEAMEAAQQAAIAGAEAVGVEPPLVLAVTLLTSIDPQTLAVELKIPLDSNSYALQMALLARDSGLKGVVCSPQEASQLRRFLPADFALVCPGVRPTWASSQDQRRTMTPVQALNAGATYLVIGRPITADPDPAAAFARICEECSTAIAP
- the accB gene encoding acetyl-CoA carboxylase biotin carboxyl carrier protein, producing the protein MELSVTDLRELVTALSQSDIVELTLKSSDFELTLRKPGAMVSAVAPAPVTPRVDAVAPAAPPVTEPVSAAPAAVPAAPPGKGSDLLPISSPMVGTFYRSPAPEEPAFVGVGDRITSGQTVCIIEAMKLMNELEAEISGEIVEILVENAQPVEFGQTLMLVRPV
- a CDS encoding Gfo/Idh/MocA family protein; amino-acid sequence: MGKSLKAAVIGTGVISKQHLSFLDSSDHSELVGVCDLSAAAAKYAAETFHAGQAFTDYQAMLAETKPDVVHILTPPNTHQKLVTDCLNAQAHVICEKPITPTYEDFKTLWHLAQEKNLYLIENHNYRFNEAILKIEEMVKDGALGEVQEVEVRVALGYREAGGRFADRNLPNPVHKLPAGVVHDVITHMAYLLLRFMPEVDRVAAAWSNHGGGDLFKYDDLDAILLNGQQHARLRFTCYTKPECFTLFVRGSRGYAETDLFQPYLRTVIPRAGGEQLSPLINHFVNGWDLMGSSVKNFRNKVMQRTPYEGLHRLLDQTYAAILHNRPMPVSFEDMDKTNRLIETLLAEENRV
- a CDS encoding NAD-dependent epimerase/dehydratase family protein, producing the protein MKLFITGASGFLGKYVVAEAVRQGYTVKAVVRPAADASSLAWADHPAVELVRLDLRQGRGIAEALSDVNCVIHMAAVKGGDFYDRFAGTVLTTENLLGAMTTAAVKKLVATSTFSVYDYFNPAANRVIDEAFPIESEPEYRDAYAQTKLIQEDLMREWGAANGATVTLIRPGMIYGREALWNACHGADFGSKWLLIGPNALIPVTYVENCAEAIVLSVGSAAAAGEVINVVDDNLPTRRQFTKALVKRTENPPQVIPMPWGMMRSVSSLAWFVNQQLLKGKARLPGLLIPASLDARLKPFRYTNAKAKTTLNWTPRYTLETALDRSVSDQCLLSDMLAKASATPTLEPVAQG